The following is a genomic window from Panthera uncia isolate 11264 chromosome B4, Puncia_PCG_1.0, whole genome shotgun sequence.
GCCTCGTTCTTGGTGAGGATCTTTCTTCATGTGCCACCAAGAAAAAATCCAAAGAGACTTTCCCAAAGCTCCCAGCACATCTCCCTATTTTATTAGCAGTGCTCACATATTCTGCCTCCTCTGTAACAATGAAGGAGCTGTCAGAGTGCCTACAATCAACCCTTCCACTTCTCCCCCAGATCCCATGGAACATCTCAAGTGGTGCTCGGCACTGAGTGCACAGGGGCAAAGTTGCTGGCTGGGCCTgcatcatttttctctctctttaaaaccATTCTTGTCAACACATAAATGTGCTGTTATCTCCTTCATCTTGACCTCACTCCCAACTGCCATTTGTTACTCTGCTCCCCTTCACGGAAAAGACTCTTAAAAGAGTTGTCTGTGATGACTGCCTCCAATtcatctcctctcctttctcttgaaCTCACTTGCATTTAGACAATTATCCCTCCCCACCATCAAAACTGCCCTTTGTCAAGGTCACCAATAACATCCATGTTGCTAAATCCAATCATCAGTTCTCATATCTTATTGATCCATCAGTAGCACTGACACTCCCTCCTCCTTGACACCTTCCAGATACCACAGTCTTCTATTTCACCACCTCACTGGCTATTCCTTATCATTCTCTTTGCTGGTTACTCCTCAACTTCCCAGTATCAAAAAACCAGGGCTGACACCTGTCTACACATACTCTTCCCTCTCTATACCTACCTCCCCTGATGACCTCCCCCGGTCTCAAGCCCTCACATACCTGTGCACCTGTACAATAGACACTCAAATCTGTATCCGTAGCCCAACCTGTCCTCCACACCTCAAACTCAGAAAGTCAACTCCCTATTCAACGTGTCTACCTGTACCTGTAATAAGCTTCTCAAAGGTAACATGTCCAAAACAGAACTCTTCATCTTCCCTGACAAACCTTTTCCTTACACTGTCCTCCCCATCTCAGGTAAACGGCAACTTCATCCTTACTGCACAGGCCAAAAATCTTGAATccttgatttctgtctttctcccatgCCATATCTTAACCATCAGCAAATGTTGTCAACTATACCTTCAATGCACATCCAGAATCAGACTTCCTCACATGACCTCCACCGCTACCCATATGAACCAAACGACCATCACCTCTTGCCTGGATATTGTAATTGACTCCTATGTAGGCTCAGGCCCCGGCTCTTGCATTCCTACTGTCTGTTCCCAAACAGTAGCCAGAGTCACATGGAAAAACCTAAGTCAAAACATAtcacttctctgcccctccaaagACTTCCGActtcattcagaataaaattcaaagtctTTGCTGTGAACTACAAGGCCCTACACAGTTTAGTCCCCCCATGATGCCTCCTAACTTATTGCCCacactctctctggctctctgcttCAGCCACACTCACTTTCTGGCCAGTCCTCAAGAAATCGGACACCTGATCacctcagggactttgcacttGCGTTCTTTTTGCCTAGAATGCCTGCCTACATATGCATATGGGTCCATCTCTCACCACCTTCAGATTCTGCTCTAATGTCACCCTCTCAGCAAGAACTTCCCTGGCTACTTTGTATTCACTTCccctgctttacttttctctttagtACTTACCACTGTCTAAAATACTCTGTTTTTTACCTAGTTATCCTGTTTattgtctctctcctccactAGAATAGAAGTTCAATAAGGGTCAGAATTTGCACGTGCTTCTTTCACTGTTATATCTCCAGTgctaaaacagtgcctggaacatactTGAAATACAACTGCCACccagtagatgctcaataaaaagtactgtttctcttctctctcttcttgctgAGTCACATTTGACAAGATTTAAAAACACATCAGCAGAAGTAGAATGCCactaccagaaaaaaataattcaaggccTTTGCCTTAATAAAAGCACATTAATAGCATCACCTCCACATACAATGCacagaattttctaaaatctgaaCCTATCGTTCATTCGTTACATGTGACTAAAATAATCACTTCCTAAAAAGATATTTTCCCCCAAGATATAAATATTTACCTTCCTAAAATCATTCTTTGCAGGTTCTAAGCCATCCTGAGGGGATACTCTTTTCCTCTGTTCTGGGACTGGAGGCCTCACTTTAGATGGAGACACTAGAACAGCACCACCTAGAAAAATGCAGAAGACGACAAGTCTCAAACTAAATTCTCATGCCGAAAAAGCAGGTAGGATAAGAACTACAGCGTTTGCCCATTACCAACAGCtggagtggtgagatcatgatgagtCCTCTGGATTCCACCAAGTTCTCTCAGCTTTGGAGTAGGAAGCCTGCCTCCTTTTCCAGAAGATACAGAAGAAGAATCTGACCTACAAATCCAAACAATCTACTATGATGCATTTCCCCCCAGCAAAcaggattaaaaatattttatcattattatgcaataataaaacaaaatttataggGTCACCTGTTTCTAAAAACACATGCCGTTAAGAGGGACTGAATATTGGAAAAGACGGAAGGTCACTGCAAGTCAGCAGCAATAGACCAGAGAATTCTTCCATTAAATCAGCTCCTAAGTTTCCCATTAGGTGCAAAACTCATGACAGAATGATAAGGGATTTGGATGATGGACAAAAAGCACCATTATCAGTGGTAGAGAACCACTCCCCAAAGCAATTAACACATAAATCAGCAACAATTAGCTATTTGCAGATATCACTTATTTTAACATTAGAAaacattatctttctttcttggtgAAACATGTGATATTAAAGAATATCAGCTATTTTCTTAAATCACAAAGAAAGCCATTCCCTCAGACACATTTACAAATCTGCCAAATCATAATTGGTGGGacataaatgaaaacaacccTAACTGCTTCCTCCCCAAGTAGCTCAGTGTTCAAGTGTTCAACTACCAATTACTGGTGACTCAAATACCTGAGTGAATCAAATTATAAATTGAAATGTCTGCTTTGTGACATTAAAGTAACATCTGCTCTTTATTAGTCATAAAACCAAGAGTGTAAACCACCGTACTTggtgacaaaacaaaaaaatattaaccgTGTGCATAATGCTTCCATATACTGATTAATTTAAAACTCTCAcccttcttttatcttttctgccTTAGATTTTTCCGGTACTTCAACCTTCTCCAGCTCTCCGTTATGAACCTGCctgtccttttctgtttcttcctcctcctcctctctcggCTGTTTCTGCACCCCTTCATCTGTGTTCTCTGCGTCCCATGCCAGGCGCCTTCTAACGGGCAGGGTGGGAGCATCTGACACGCCCAATTTCTCTGTGGTAGTTTTCTGCGGCTGCTCTTCCAAGGCAGGCTTTTTCTTGTCCAGTGTTGTAGGAGGACATTTCTGCAAAGTCTTATGGCTTGTAGGATCTCTGCAGAACAAAAGTGTCAAACTGGAGTTTGAGGTTTCTAAGTTTATACTCATTTCAGTGAGTCTGTCATTCCCCTCCAGCGTTCACAACTTTATGTCCCACAGGTACTACCTTGCCCAGATACTGAAGAAAGAAACCTAATTAAGAGTTCATTTGACAGTATAATAAACTAAAGCTACAATTTGGACTTTCTATTAAAATActccatgggcacctgggtggctcggtcggctgagtgtccgacttctgctcaggtcacgatctcatagttcatgagttcgagccctgcatcggactctctgctgtccatgcagagcctgcttcagatcctttatctccctcactctgcccctcccctgcttgtacacgctctccctcaaaaataaaaataaaaacatttaaaaagtaagcaaattttaaaaataaagtacaatacTCCAAAATAAAACCTACGTATCTTCTCTTATTTCCACCTTTACACAGGCGTGTCTGTCCCGCTGCTGACAACAGTCACATGTGTTCCCTTGACTGGCATTTACACACACAAGCAAGGACTGCACATGGTCTAACTTGTTCGGTTACTCAGTTACAGTTTATGCACAAATTCAAGTGTATTTGTAGATCAAGCAAACTGATTCCAATTTTATACTTCAGATTGATAAGTGTTTTCAAGACATTCTTACAGAATGGATTttgtaatgaatttttaaagaggaTGTCACATAATTAGAACTTATAGTTCAATTtggcatatataattatattactataataactaaaaatgattttatttgccaaaaatcaatatgctatttcttttataaatagttaaataattttcactttaaaacCCAAAAGAGCAGAGACTTTGCCCATAGAATCAGGGCCTAAGTGTCGTATTAACCACAGAAATCCATTAATGAATGATTATAGGATGTACTACTAGCTTATGTTGTCtaggtttttattgttgttggtaCCTTTCCTTCCTGTTACTTTCTAAAGTTCTTTTCCATCACTGTATAATCATCCCTATTCTActcttgttaaaaaatattataaaatccaGCCTTCCagatttatattatgtattatttacacACAGCTTTACTTCTCACAGAGAATAAACTAGtaataatgaaatgtaataaatgGCTGGCATATCTCCATTTAACCGGAAGACCAATTTTGAGGGGTCATGTCACTTACCTATAGAATTCCGTGATCTACCTAAGCTACAATATACTTTCTCACCATCCACAAAGAACATATCTTACCCGGCAAGATCTAGAGCTCTAATGTTACTACTAATGGTTCCTTCTGAGCTTGTGGTTGAGGAGACATCCCAACAGCAGTTGTTATCAGACAGAAGCTGATTCAGATGGTCCCGAGAAAAATGTGTTCCTTGAACTCGTTTCCTATAAAATTCAGCCTTCTCTCGGAGTTCTTTAACCTATGCAGGAGAGTTGAGACACTGTGTATTACTTTAAATGCTCCTTTGCAAATACCACCATGTAGCTTATCAAAGATACTGCACAAATACAGCCAGAGAccaaggagaaaggaaggcaaaaaaaaaaaaaaaaaaaaaaaaaaagccacaaacgTTCATCAGACTGTGTGCATTTTaagcagaaattaaaacagtCAAGCTAAAGCACAATGCAGTTATTTTATTTCAGGCCAGCAGGCAGGAAGAATTTGCAGCaactaagaaaaatattgacACCTAATTCTTATTTCAACTGAAATTACACAAGTACTCTATGCATTATTACaggttttaaaaactcaaaagcaaCCAACCTCCGCATACCACATGGCATTTAGAGAACCCTAGGAGAGGAATACAGAAACATACTTAATGACAGGTTAATGCCATAGTTGAATATTAATGGGAATCAATGAAATACCTTATTATTCTTCCTTCTAAATATATAACAAACTTgtcaatcaatatttttattatttttggtaatatttaatTCACTAAGTAAGATATCTTAATATTACCATGAAAACCAGCCACATTCTTGCATGGCTGAAATGCTATCAATAACAGGTAACCTAATTATTATTCCTACTTCCCCACCTCTGGAAGGGTAGTGACATGCCAGGAACCCCTACCCTGTCTTTATTTCCTGGCTTTATACAACAGCTGCTCCTACTATAGAAGCCGGCAGTGAGAGAATTATGAAGCTTCCCTCTCCAAATTCCTAAAAATTCCCTTGGCATCAGCAAAacctcaacttttaaaaaatgtattacataAAAGAATATcccacaaaataataattataatatattcatCAAAGTgacaatacaaaaaaatgttCTTATGGACTATAAGGTAATGTGAATTCCCTACAATGCAAATAACATCTGTTCAAATGGAAAGGAGCCTTCTATACTCTTTGAAACCCTTTCATGTTATACGTCATACTGCCACCTGCTGGCTTCCCTAAATTCAATtccacaatgaaaaaaattaagctgcagcttaaaattctttaaaataatctttatttactcTTCAAAAAACTCAATAATTTTTCCTATCATAAAGATGGAATAATAGCATTAAAAGGATATCCAGATACCGTCTGCTATAATCTTTCACTTACaggcaaaaaagcaaataatgaaaCTTTGCATTGcaaaaaaaagtaaccaaagaAACACATCCTCAGTTCCTCAGGGAGACACTACTGAATGCAAAGGGATGAAAGTGTTACATCTGTAGGGAAGTAGCCAAAGCAAAGGACAGCACCTGTCACGGTGGCATAAGAAACCACATAATCCCAGCAGAGTCTCACTGTTCTAATGAACCAAACCTGAAACATTCCTAAAGGataactgaaaatatattttcttcactgCCAAGAAAAACTGAGCCATgttcatttatcatttctgttaattcctaaactttaaagaaaattactagTTTTTGCATTTAACATATAGAACTGAGACGTATAGTTTTTGTCTGTTGAACTACTAACCAGGGTgtgttgctgttttctttctttgtttttaaagtaggctccacgcccaaggtggggcttgaacttaagaccccaagatcaagtgttgcatgctctaccaactgagtcagccaggcccCCCCTCACCAGGGTGTTGTGAATACACAGAGGCCTTGTTATAAAGTGCCCTGATATAATCCAGATTTTATTTCTACTAAGTCCTCTCATGCTTCAAATGTTTCACAGCTGCTCCAGCACCTACATGATACAATCTTCAAGCTTTAGTacaatttcctcctctgtcttcaaagctCTTCATGCACATCCCCATTAGTACTTATTTCATTCTAGAAATAAGTGGAGTTAATTTCTCTTATCATTCTAGTGGAGTTAATTTCTCTTATCATTCTCCCCCATTAATCTATAAACTCCACAATGTGAGGGAATGTGCAGCATTTAAACATTGATTCCACAACTTGATCTGAGTGTGGACTAAGTGCTCGGCTGGAGCTGGATGGCTGGTAGCCAAAGATAAACAAGAAAGTCCCTGCAGCACTCAGTGTGCTCACAGTTTGATAGAGAAGGCGGACCTCCTCGTCCTGTATGATACGTTATCATCATAATATTCGTATGGTCTATGCTATAATACACAAAAGAGATATAAGTGGAAGAAGTGGTTCAAAAGGGGCTCCATCGGTCCTGCACTGAGTGCGGGGTGGGCTGGGAAGGAGCAGCAGAGAAGGCTGTATTCCATCCCTGTGGGAGGGCCTACTGCTTGATGAACGAGAGGATGGACAAATAGCCCCTCCATGTGCACGGTGACCCAGTTTTGTTTGtcaaccagattttttttaaaaaaagcagataCTATGGAAATTCTGTATAACTTTAttcagttctatttttcactgaCATTCAAAACTCAGTAATTGAAATTTACTTTGTCAGCAACCTTTATTAATAATCTTCGTGCTAATGTTATAGTGTTTTACAAATACATAACTTTAAACTTCTATGATCCTAAACtaagatgaaaaaatagaaagctgATCTTTCCTAAAGCAAGTTGTtctacaagaaagagaaaaaaactaatgGTACGAACTTAATACCTACAACCAACAAGCAGAGCCACTAAAAAGGATATGAACTTAATTAAACtcaattaaaacaacacacatatcCCTTTCCAGGTCAAGAAACACCATCAGCATCTAGGATATAAATGCTGTAAgtagaatgttttcatttctgaatttcttttcccAAAATAAGAAttcaactggggcgcctgggtggcgcagtcggttaagcgtccgacttcagccaggtcacgatctcgcggtccgtgagttcgagccccgcgtcaggctctgggctgatggctcggagcctggagcctgtttccgattctgtgtctccctctctctctgcccctcccccgttcatgctctgtctctctctgtcccaaaaataaataaaaacgttgaaaaaaaaatttaaaaaaaaaaaaaaaaaaaaaagaattcaactaagttgtttaaaatttatataccgaaaattcaaattcaaaaaacTGACAGTATAAAAAATTTTTCCCCAAAATCATCTCCCTCAAAATGAGTCATCTTAGGCCTAGCTGTCCTTACAATGTTTGTCAAATTACAGAACGTCTCTCAAATGTGGAACTTTATCTTGAAATAAAGTTTGTGAAAGACACACTTGTGAAAGACACATTAGAAAAGAACATCTCAGCTAACGTAAGTTTGGATGATTAAAAGATCACctaacaagaaacaagaaatgtaACACGGATTCAGTAGTTATTGTAAGGAGGAGACCTAACAATTGCAACTGTTGGTTATTATTAAAAACCATCTTTTAAGTGAGCATTTCAAAAAGCAACAGTGCCAGTGGTTATataatggagataataaatataCAACCACTGgacaaataaaaccaaacaccCTAATGTTATATGAATAGGTACTTGGATCTTAAGATAAAATACCGAGGCACTAGACTATAAATAGATTCAAAAAGTTTAATATTTCAAACAACACAGGAGGAAATGAAAACGATATATGAACTAGAAAACTATAACAGGACTCAAAGTTACCATTCTAATGATAATAAAGTCGCTGATGTCCAAATGCGTTTGAAGAGTGTGAATAATATTCCTCCATGAAACATTAGAAGTGGGAAAGTGAAGGAGTACCTTATGCTTAGATATCTCATAAGCAGCCACATAAGTAAATGTCttcaggttaaaaataaaatctaagatttAAGTAAAACATGGCCCATATTAAATATCTATGACCTGATCAACTGAAATGGTTATCAACATCAGTGATAAGATTTAGCTAAATGTCATATTCTTTACTAACTCCAATTcactttttgaattattttgccCACACAGGTTAGGCAAAACGGTATCACTGATTTAAACATTAACAACCACCATTAacaataagcttttttaaaaagcccaaaaGTCACCTTCCCAAGATGTTATAATAGGAAACCTTGAAATGACAGCTCTTAAGTTAATGTCAACAAAAATGCCGTTTTCCATCAGGGCAGGACAGGGACTACCACCTTATCGTGACTCCAGACAAAACAATCCTCTTGGTCCACTACATTTTTAGATCTGAGGCCTAAATACCAACTCATCTTAATTTAAAGAAGTCTCAGAGACTGAGAGATAATCTTTCTAAAACAAGGAGCCTCTCATGAGCCCAACCTAGTGAAGTCCCTAAATACAATAGGTCAGTGGCCTACACCTATTAATTGGCCACACTAGCCCCCTATGGCCACACTCTGTGCTCTGCTTTTGCCCCCAGCTTTTCCTCATTCCCCATCAGAGCTCCTGGCCAAGGTCTGGCATGACCATAAACTGTTCAAGGGTTTCACAGACTCAATTCTTTGCTCCATCATGCCTGCTCTCgattcttatatttttaactttatttcactAGGATATGAATATCCCCAGTAATatctggaacagcttcaagatTTGCCTTTTACTCTGCCTGGATTGCTGCTGAGCCGCTCTCCAGTAGGGAAGGAGACAGCACGAGGAGCAGCCACGGTGGAAGGAACCAAGTGGTCTCCCGAAACAACATGCGGGGTACAGGAGTCTCACCAGGACGCTGGTCTGGGAGGAGCCAGCGCAAAGAGCCAGCAGCTTGAAGTGCCAATGCCTTCTTCCAGAGGCTCATTACATATAACCATTAGCCATGGTTTCAAATACGGGGCTGAATAAAAGATTCATTCCCCATCCAAATGATCTCTCTCTTCCCAATGATGGGAAAGGGGGTGTTTACTGAAGTCTAAACTATTTTACTTTTGCTTGttcacacagaaaaaaacaggaaaccatcaagatGTGGTTTAAAAGATGGTAACTGTACAATAACCAGAAAAGCTCCACAGTTCATCCTTTGACTGTAAGAAGCTAGTGCTGAACAGGCACTTCCCAATTCTAGGATTACCCTTTCCCTCAAACCTTCCTTTCGGTCCTCAGAATTGCTCCCATATGTCAGGGTACCCCAACACTATAACGCAAACCTCTCTCAGCACAGGGCACCCCTCCCAGATACTGATGGACTCTAATAGTACAAACTGCCAGTGGATGCCATGGTCAAACTAATCTTGAAAATTTATCTTCAGTTGAGAGAGTAGAGGTCTGGATCTTATTTTCAAAACTACAACGCTACAATTCTACAAACATAATGAAATACTGGattataaaaaaaacattttaaagactttaataataaaaatctccAGTTGAAAAAGGAactatttgatattaaaaaaaaacagtaaacacACTGATAAATTATATCCTAACATACAACTTTAAGTTCCTGATACTTCCAATGTTACTATTATATCACATATCTTTAAACTGTAGTCTCTATTACTAAATGAAACTCATTGTGGAATTAAATTGGGATATAGGCTCAAAGAAAACATGGGCATACTGAGCTTATGTATACTCACCTGATCTGGTATGTTTTCCTTCACACGGGTCCAAGCCCCGGCTTTGTATAAATACTGGGCTGGGCTCAGAAATTTTGCCCTATATTCAGAATTCACCTTCCtaacagaaatgaaaggagagtAAATATTTCACCATGTTGATCTTCTAAATACCAtgacatttttcttataaaatacataCCCAAGCCTTTGATGTCTCCAAGGAGTAAGCTTCTTTTTAGGCTGGTTTGACTCTTTTGATTCCATCTCTGCTTCTAATTTTAAAGGATCATCTGTTTTATTAcactaaaatggaaataatttaaacattttatgctCAAAATATGTTATACATTAGGGCAAAAACATAAATGTTATAAAGTATAATTGGGTACTGTATTACAATTCTGTTTGTGGAAGTAAGTTTTAACTGCTAAAGATAACCTAGAAATCACAAGCAATCAATAAACAAGTTTTGAAACTACTAGATCCGGTTGGTTTTTTCAAGTATAGCTCAGGTTTGGTtcatttataacaataaaatttatatCCTTGGCTacaaaaaatttttctaattaacaaataaacatgtaaatgaataaacttgacaTTACCACCTATTAAACAATGTTTTTACATTTGCCTTTGATATTCTAAATCCACATTTTATTGCATTGCAGTAAATATAAGGTTCCAATGAGTAAGTTACCAACCACATTGTTTTACTAAATAACTtaacccttttttttaaatgtttattatttattttgagagggagagtgggcagagcccgatgtgggacttgaacgcataaactgtgagatcataacctgcgagctaaaatcaagagtcagatactcaagtgactgacccacccatgcaccccataATCTCCCCATTATGGTAGatccaaaaatatgtatatatgtgtgtgtatggaaacaaatatatgtataaaccAATTTACTTTTAGTCATAGAATTTCTATGTTTAGAACCCACAAGGTATTAGTTATAGCATTccagaagatttaaaaataggaCTTCTATCCCATTTACCTATAATTTACAATCATTTTAACCTGAATCTGTAACTTAAATAGCTATAGTTCAAATAGAGGCAAGTGTTTGTATGTGTTGATtatggggtgcatgggtgggtcagtcacttgagtatctgactcttgattttagctcgcaggttatgatctcacagtttatgcgttcaagtcccacatcgggctctgcacgtgtgtggagcttgcttgggattctccctctctctctctctctctctctctctctctctctctctgctcctcccatgcccactctccctctcaaaataaataataaacaaacatttaaaaaaaaaaaaagggttaagtTATTCAGTAAAACAATGTGGTTGGTAACTTACTCATTGGAACCTTATATTTAATTACTGCAACGCAATAAAATGTGGATTTAGAATATCAAAGGCAAATGTAAAAACGTTGTTTAATAGGTGGTAAtgtcaagtttattcatttacatgtttatttgttaattagaaaaattttttgtAGCCAAGGatataaattttattgttataaatgaACCAAACCTGAGCTATACTTGAAAAAACCAACCGGATCTAGTAGTTTCAAAACTTGTTTATTGATTGCTTGTGATTTCTAGGTTATCTTTAGCAGTTAAAACTTACTTCCACAAACAGAATTGTAATACAGTATCCAATTTAGGCTGGCTGTAATTTGGCATGCTAAAGCTTTGgtttaaaatacatgtatctaggggtgcctgggtggctcagttggtcggaccaggggtgcctggtccgactttagctcgggttatgagctcacagttcatgacttcaagccccacattaggctctgtgctgacagctcagagcctggatcttactttggatcctctctcccgttctctctgctcctcccccgctcactctctttctatttctctctctcaaaataaataaataaactttaaataaaacaaacaaaatacatgtaAGTATGCATGTTTCTGTTTGACTTCCATTATTTAACTTAAAGTGTGTGTTTCTATCGCTACTGTTACTCCTATAGCTCACATCACTATAAGGCTAATCATTTGCTATTAGACATAGCAGACTTACTTTCTGTGTTGCTAAGCACTTGtcacatattacatttatttagttacaACTCTGTCTCCTGTGTGGGGTTTAGTGTGGTCATCGTTGTATTTTCAGTACTTACCCAGTGCCTGGCCCCCACTAAGTGCTTAGTGAACATGTGGCACTTAATggacaaacaaatgaataaactagcTAAAACCCAAATTCTCAGGTGGTATTCAGTAAAAGATAATGAGTAGAGTCTAAAATCATAAgtctgttattttgtttaaagtaaaGAGTTgattggcgcctgggtggctcagtcggttgagcgtccggcttcggctcaggtcatgatctcacagtccgtgagttcgagccccgcgtcgggctctgtgctgacagcttacagcctggagcctgtttcagattctgtgtctccctctctctgaccctcccccgttcatgctctgtctctgtctcaaaaataaataaacattaaaaaaaaaaaatttaaagtaaagagTTGATGAACACCTTCTTTTCAGGAGATACTGTTTCAAAATTTCCATTCTCTCTCaaatcatttcttaattttggttcTTTCACTGGAGATAAACCCTTGAAATTTCTTCTGTATTCAGTTTCATGGATGATTGAGTTACCTTTGAATTGTGGAACAAATTTGCTTTTATTGTGg
Proteins encoded in this region:
- the MDM1 gene encoding nuclear protein MDM1 isoform X1 — protein: MPVRFKGLSEYQRNFLWKKSYLSESYNPSVGRRYPWAGLRSDQLGITKEPSFISKRRVPYHDPQISKSLEWNGAISENDIVSPKPEATETELQEAEQKEDVNQERVLALEASKVPKRTRSHSTDSRAEGASDIVENNEDVIEGHIPVNENGELEHSTKLLSENVDNGLNRVLRKKAGLTVFPSHDILRNSEYQRQFVWKTPKEAAPVFTANQVFHNKSKFVPQFKGNSIIHETEYRRNFKGLSPVKEPKLRNDLRENGNFETVSPEKKCNKTDDPLKLEAEMESKESNQPKKKLTPWRHQRLGKVNSEYRAKFLSPAQYLYKAGAWTRVKENIPDQGSLNAMWYAEVKELREKAEFYRKRVQGTHFSRDHLNQLLSDNNCCWDVSSTTSSEGTISSNIRALDLAGDPTSHKTLQKCPPTTLDKKKPALEEQPQKTTTEKLGVSDAPTLPVRRRLAWDAENTDEGVQKQPREEEEEETEKDRQVHNGELEKVEVPEKSKAEKIKEGSDSSSVSSGKGGRLPTPKLRELGGIQRTHHDLTTPAVGGAVLVSPSKVRPPVPEQRKRVSPQDGLEPAKNDFRKKESRAIALLTSPAAGIKTVDPLPLREDSEISIPRRAEVALPVSKIPEYPANTPGQSPSPPCAPSYWHPSRRIQGSLRDPEFQHNVGKARMNNFQLPQHEVFNDEDEDRLSEISARSAASSLQAFQTLARAQKRKENFWGKT
- the MDM1 gene encoding nuclear protein MDM1 isoform X2; the encoded protein is MPVRFKGLSEYQRNFLWKKSYLSESYNPSVGRRYPWAGLRSDQLGITKEPSFISKRRVPYHDPQISKSLEWNGAISENDIVSPKPEATETELQEAEQKEDVNQERVLALEASKVPKRTRSHSTDSRAEGASDIVENNEDVIEGHIPVNENGELEHSTKLLSENVDNGLNRVLRKKAGLTVFPSHDILRNSEYQRQFVWKTPKEAAPVFTANQVFHNKSKFVPQFKGNSIIHETEYRRNFKGLSPVKEPKLRNDLRENGNFETVSPEKKCNKTDDPLKLEAEMESKESNQPKKKLTPWRHQRLGKVNSEYRAKFLSPAQYLYKAGAWTRVKENIPDQVKELREKAEFYRKRVQGTHFSRDHLNQLLSDNNCCWDVSSTTSSEGTISSNIRALDLAGDPTSHKTLQKCPPTTLDKKKPALEEQPQKTTTEKLGVSDAPTLPVRRRLAWDAENTDEGVQKQPREEEEEETEKDRQVHNGELEKVEVPEKSKAEKIKEGSDSSSVSSGKGGRLPTPKLRELGGIQRTHHDLTTPAVGGAVLVSPSKVRPPVPEQRKRVSPQDGLEPAKNDFRKKESRAIALLTSPAAGIKTVDPLPLREDSEISIPRRAEVALPVSKIPEYPANTPGQSPSPPCAPSYWHPSRRIQGSLRDPEFQHNVGKARMNNFQLPQHEVFNDEDEDRLSEISARSAASSLQAFQTLARAQKRKENFWGKT